Proteins encoded together in one Acholeplasma hippikon window:
- a CDS encoding single-stranded DNA-binding protein has product MTFVNLIGRVVSFEAKQSENGVNYTDLRVSVMRPYKNYQGQYETDYFRMNLFDALHKKAQDYLYKGMGIAIKGRLETSKWVDEHDQNRSSINIICERLIFLPKEGEEFSANLNEE; this is encoded by the coding sequence ATGACATTTGTTAATTTAATTGGAAGAGTTGTAAGTTTCGAAGCGAAACAAAGTGAAAATGGAGTGAATTATACAGACTTAAGAGTATCTGTGATGAGACCATATAAAAACTATCAAGGACAATATGAAACAGACTACTTTAGAATGAATTTATTTGATGCTTTACATAAAAAAGCTCAAGATTATTTATATAAAGGAATGGGGATTGCTATTAAAGGACGTTTAGAAACTTCTAAGTGGGTTGATGAACATGATCAAAATCGTTCAAGCATTAATATTATTTGTGAAAGATTGATTTTCTTACCTAAAGAAGGTGAAGAATTTAGTGCAAATTTGAATGAAG